tatCAGCTCATCAGATTATGCATAGAAATATTTTATGTGCGCACCTATaaatttgtctgtctgcctgcagagTGTCAACCCTTATTTAATGGGCCAGAGGCTGGACAATGTGGTTGCCAAGAAATCTGTCCCACACTTCcctgaggatgaagaggaagaggcccCGACCACCTCTGTCACCCAGAAATCCACACCCTGAACTCCTGCACCCACAATGTTCTCTTTAATATCAAAGTATATCTAAAACTGTATCATAACTAGCTGTATAGTCCTACTGCTTGGGAAGATTGTTAAATCCAAAACTGTTTGCCTACTCTTCAGTGTACAGAGATTGAGGTCCAAACAAAGTTATATTTAATGTTTGTATACTTTGATATGACCAATTCAAACTCTCTGTGTCTTGTGGCAAGGATTTAAAGGTAAATCTTATACTTAGAAGCTAAGTTTAAACTGTTGTCGCTTTGCTTTTGTTATGTTGGAGAAGGTTGGCTTTTTGTGCAGAATTGTCCCCTGCTAATTTACTGGATGTAAACTACTTGTCTGTTGCATGGCAGACACATAGAGCTTAACACACTTATTCTGGTCAGCATCTAATTCAGTAAACTGTGCCGCATTAAGGAGGATATCTACCGAAAATTTCCTAGGGTCGCTTTGCCTTGCCAGAATGGTTGcgatgtattttttatttgattttagttGACTCAAATAAACGATTTACCTGCAATGACACTGTTTggagttttttctctctctctcgattaGACAAATAAACTATGGATCCGGGTTTGGGGGCGTGTTCCgcagaaacactgagacacaaGACAGTTTAGAAAGCCCCTCATGTCATTCATAAAGCCAGCACTGAAGAAGTCGGACCTCTGAAAGTTTTCTCAGTGCTTCAAGAAACCTATGCAGTAAACTGCCTCTCTGGATCTAATTTTCGTGTACGGAGTTTGCATAAATAACAGGTAAGCACATTTAGTCCATATTAATACTCATGTTTTTATGCTGAAATTACAAGATGACACGTAAATAGCATGGAAAATGAGGACGCGTAATGCGCGCGTAAAAGCGGTGCGTAAATGCTCTCCATCCATGCGTCCATGATGGTTGACCCGTGTTCCTTTCTCTTCTGCCTACAGGATGAAGACACCGTCAGCGTTGACCGCCGCAGTAGTGCTGGGgctgctgctcagtctgctGACGAGTACAGGCGCCGCCACATTTCAAGGAACTTTCCCGCACCCGTACAAGTACAGCCCAAACGAATCGGAGAGGTCGCAACAAACCCCGATAAGTGGATTAATCTCCCGCGGCATGGGGACCCTAACAGTCGCGGACGAGGTGCTTGAATCCAGTCAGGAAGCCCTGCACGTCACGGAGCGTCGGTTTCTGAAACTGGATTGGTGCAAGACGCAGCCGCTCAAGCAG
The genomic region above belongs to Myripristis murdjan chromosome 24, fMyrMur1.1, whole genome shotgun sequence and contains:
- the grem1a gene encoding gremlin-1a, translating into MKTPSALTAAVVLGLLLSLLTSTGAATFQGTFPHPYKYSPNESERSQQTPISGLISRGMGTLTVADEVLESSQEALHVTERRFLKLDWCKTQPLKQTIHEEGCLSRTIINRFCYGQCNSFYIPRHIYREDSAFQSCSTCKPKTFTTVTYTLICPGQTPSTRKKRVQRVKQCRCTTIDLD